One region of Glutamicibacter sp. B1 genomic DNA includes:
- a CDS encoding xanthine dehydrogenase small subunit — protein MSANNSPTTNSQPIGCHITVNGNELDFNGPPHCNALDFLRNQSLVGSKEGCAEGECGACAILVARSDTEGSRWTSVNACLIPAAALDGQEVITAEGLGTVDHLHPVQQEMADRGGSQCGYCTPGFICSMAAEYYRPERGSGENSGHYGGEHECGPNGFDLHALSGNLCRCTGYRPIRDAANALGEPAADDPVAIRRASSAPSPVATDLSAADTPTGELGRFRRPASLNEVLQILADEPETTVVAGSTDWGVDVNIKGARARSVLAIDRLEELRQLRWEDGFLELGASLTLSEIERQLAGRVPLLGQLFGQFASRLIRNSATIGGNLGTGSPIGDTPPSLLALEAQLVLTSIHGQRLVELSEYFTGYRQTVRAAGELITAIKIPLPLATHTSFQKISKRRFDDISSVAVGYALNVVDGKITTARIGLGGVAATPLRALATEAMLEGKPFTLDTIRAAATVMAGEGTPMDDHRASAKYRTAMLGSSLERFYAQQLAVQNSEKETN, from the coding sequence ATGAGTGCCAACAATTCTCCCACCACTAATTCCCAACCTATCGGTTGCCATATCACCGTGAACGGCAACGAACTGGACTTTAATGGTCCACCACATTGCAACGCACTGGACTTTCTGCGCAACCAATCCCTGGTCGGCAGCAAGGAAGGTTGCGCCGAAGGTGAGTGCGGTGCCTGCGCGATCTTGGTGGCGCGCAGTGATACCGAAGGCAGCCGATGGACCTCGGTGAACGCCTGCTTGATTCCCGCCGCGGCACTGGACGGGCAAGAAGTCATCACCGCCGAGGGGCTGGGCACGGTGGATCACCTGCACCCGGTTCAGCAAGAGATGGCCGATCGCGGTGGCTCCCAGTGCGGGTATTGCACCCCGGGGTTCATCTGTTCCATGGCCGCCGAGTACTACCGGCCCGAACGCGGGAGCGGCGAGAATTCTGGCCACTATGGAGGCGAACACGAATGCGGACCCAACGGGTTTGACCTCCATGCCCTGTCCGGAAACCTCTGTCGGTGCACCGGTTATCGCCCGATTCGCGATGCCGCCAACGCACTGGGGGAGCCTGCCGCCGATGATCCGGTAGCCATTCGCCGGGCAAGTAGCGCTCCGTCGCCGGTGGCCACCGATCTGTCTGCGGCGGATACCCCCACCGGCGAGCTTGGGCGCTTCCGCCGTCCAGCCAGCCTGAACGAAGTGCTACAGATCTTGGCCGATGAACCAGAGACCACCGTGGTTGCCGGTAGCACCGACTGGGGTGTGGACGTCAATATCAAGGGCGCCCGCGCTCGCAGTGTGCTGGCCATCGACCGGCTCGAAGAGTTGCGCCAGCTGCGTTGGGAGGATGGCTTCCTTGAGCTCGGCGCGAGCCTGACCCTGAGTGAAATCGAACGCCAACTGGCCGGTCGAGTACCACTACTAGGCCAGCTCTTTGGGCAGTTTGCCTCCCGGCTGATCCGCAATTCGGCCACCATAGGAGGAAATCTCGGCACCGGTTCGCCCATCGGTGATACCCCGCCGTCCCTATTGGCCCTAGAAGCACAATTGGTGCTCACCAGCATCCACGGCCAGCGGTTGGTGGAACTGAGCGAGTACTTCACCGGATACCGGCAAACCGTGCGTGCCGCCGGCGAGCTGATCACCGCCATTAAAATTCCGCTACCACTGGCCACACATACCAGCTTCCAGAAAATCTCCAAGCGACGCTTTGACGATATTTCCTCGGTAGCCGTGGGCTACGCGCTGAACGTCGTGGACGGGAAGATCACCACCGCGCGCATCGGTTTAGGTGGGGTGGCGGCGACACCACTGAGGGCGCTGGCCACCGAGGCCATGCTGGAAGGCAAACCGTTCACGCTCGATACCATTCGTGCCGCGGCCACAGTGATGGCCGGTGAAGGAACACCCATGGATGATCACCGTGCCAGCGCGAAATATCGCACGGCCATGCTCGGCTCATCCCTGGAACGCTTTTATGCCCAACAACTAGCGGTGCAGAATTCAGAAAAGGAGACGAACTGA
- a CDS encoding NCS2 family permease: MTTLSDKHDVATSAPENGGGKKLLDSLFSISQRGSTLSREVRGGLVTFFTMAYIVILNPLIIGGFSPEAAPVDVAGNYLPAASVGAMTSLTAAVMTILFGLIANLPFALAAGLGMNSFLAVSVVQEVTWPEAMGLVVINGVLIVLFGMTGIRTAIFRAIPKDLKAAITVGIGLFITFIGFVDSGFVTRTEAGPPVQLGESGSIVSIPTMIFVLGLLIMGALVARGVQGGILIGIVISTVLAVIAEQVFKIGPSSVANPHGWHLNMPVLQGNIVSLPDLSLAGQFDLFGSFSRIGVLAATMLVFTLVFTNFFDAMGTMTGLAKNAGLSNKDGTFPRLKAAFVIEGLSAVAGGVGSSSSNTVYVDSAAGIGEGARTGLASIITGLLFIGSMFFTPLTSVVPMEVAAAALVLVGTMMCAQIREINFKRFSSAMPAFLTLITMPLTYSIANGIGAGFIAWVVVNTAAGRHKKVHPLMWIVAVGFLIYFARGPVALLLG, translated from the coding sequence ATGACAACGCTCAGCGATAAGCACGACGTTGCCACCTCCGCCCCAGAAAACGGCGGGGGTAAAAAATTACTGGACTCACTGTTCAGCATCAGCCAACGTGGGTCCACCCTCTCACGAGAAGTCCGTGGCGGACTGGTCACCTTCTTCACCATGGCCTACATCGTGATCCTCAATCCGTTGATCATCGGTGGATTCAGCCCCGAAGCGGCCCCAGTGGATGTGGCAGGAAACTATTTACCCGCGGCTTCAGTCGGGGCGATGACCTCGCTGACCGCGGCGGTAATGACCATCCTCTTCGGGCTCATCGCTAACCTTCCCTTCGCCCTGGCCGCCGGACTGGGGATGAACTCCTTCCTAGCGGTCTCGGTGGTCCAAGAAGTGACCTGGCCCGAAGCCATGGGCCTGGTGGTGATCAACGGCGTGCTGATCGTCCTATTCGGAATGACCGGCATCCGCACCGCCATCTTCCGCGCCATTCCCAAGGACCTGAAGGCAGCGATCACGGTGGGCATCGGCCTGTTCATCACCTTCATCGGTTTTGTGGACTCCGGATTTGTCACCCGCACCGAAGCCGGACCACCGGTCCAACTGGGGGAGAGCGGGTCGATCGTTTCCATCCCGACCATGATTTTTGTGCTGGGACTGTTGATCATGGGTGCGCTGGTGGCCCGTGGGGTGCAGGGCGGAATCCTGATCGGCATTGTCATCTCCACGGTGTTGGCGGTGATCGCCGAGCAGGTCTTCAAAATTGGGCCCAGTAGCGTGGCGAACCCGCACGGCTGGCACCTGAATATGCCGGTGCTGCAGGGCAATATTGTGTCGCTGCCGGATCTGTCGCTGGCCGGTCAATTTGACCTGTTCGGCTCCTTTAGCCGGATCGGGGTACTGGCCGCCACGATGCTGGTCTTCACCCTGGTCTTCACGAACTTTTTCGACGCCATGGGCACCATGACCGGCCTGGCCAAAAACGCCGGACTATCAAACAAGGACGGGACCTTCCCGCGGCTCAAGGCCGCCTTCGTCATCGAGGGTTTGAGTGCCGTGGCCGGCGGTGTGGGCTCCAGTTCATCTAATACGGTGTACGTTGATTCCGCCGCTGGCATCGGTGAAGGTGCCCGGACCGGCCTGGCCTCGATCATCACCGGGCTGTTGTTTATCGGTTCCATGTTCTTCACACCGCTCACCTCGGTGGTGCCCATGGAAGTGGCAGCCGCCGCACTGGTGTTGGTCGGAACCATGATGTGCGCGCAGATCCGGGAGATCAATTTTAAGCGGTTCTCTAGCGCCATGCCTGCCTTCCTGACGCTGATCACCATGCCGTTGACCTATTCGATCGCCAATGGCATCGGGGCCGGTTTTATTGCCTGGGTGGTGGTGAATACCGCGGCCGGACGGCACAAGAAGGTTCATCCGCTGATGTGGATCGTGGCCGTCGGCTTTTTGATCTACTTCGCCAGGGGACCGGTCGCACTCCTATTGGGATAG
- the purB gene encoding adenylosuccinate lyase, with protein MAEIARTSLANEPLALTALDGRYRSAVAPLVDYLSEAALNRDRVHVEVEWLIHLTDNSVLPGTSPLTDEQKAALRKIVTDFNADSVKELAEIEAVTVHDVKAVEYYIANRLEAIGIGNLKPLVHFGCTSEDINNLSYALGVQGGVNNVWLPAARDLVAQLTKMAEDAREVPMLSRTHGQPATPTTLGKELAVLAWRLTRQLDRIEKTEYLGKINGATGTYAAHYASVPAADWQQVSRSFVEHLGLTWNPLTTQIESHDWQAEVYADIARFNRILHNLCTDVWSYISIGYFAQIPVAGATGSSTMPHKVNPIRFENAEANLEISNGLLDTLGATLVTSRWQRDLTDSSSQRNIGTAIGHSVLAISNVAKGLDRLDVAEAVLADDLDHNWEVLAEAIQMVMRAEAIAGVEGMDNPYERLKDLTRGHRVDAARLKEFVGELGLSAEAEQRLQSLTPGTYNGIASQLVDHLKK; from the coding sequence ATGGCTGAGATTGCGCGTACTTCCCTTGCTAATGAACCCCTGGCACTGACTGCCCTTGACGGACGCTACCGTAGCGCCGTGGCACCGCTAGTTGATTACCTTTCCGAAGCGGCGTTGAACCGCGATCGTGTTCACGTCGAAGTTGAGTGGCTAATCCACTTGACCGACAACTCCGTTCTTCCAGGCACCTCACCGCTCACCGATGAGCAGAAGGCTGCCCTGCGCAAGATCGTCACCGACTTCAATGCAGACTCCGTGAAGGAACTGGCAGAGATCGAAGCAGTGACCGTTCACGATGTGAAGGCTGTCGAGTACTACATCGCTAACCGTCTTGAAGCTATCGGCATTGGCAACCTCAAGCCACTGGTTCACTTCGGTTGCACCTCGGAAGATATCAATAACCTCTCCTACGCACTGGGCGTACAGGGTGGCGTGAACAACGTGTGGCTTCCAGCAGCCCGCGACCTTGTTGCACAGCTGACCAAGATGGCCGAAGACGCCCGCGAAGTTCCAATGCTTTCGCGTACCCACGGCCAGCCAGCGACTCCAACCACCCTGGGCAAGGAACTGGCAGTTCTGGCATGGCGCCTGACCCGCCAGCTGGATCGCATTGAAAAGACCGAATACTTGGGCAAGATCAACGGCGCCACCGGCACCTACGCTGCTCACTACGCATCGGTTCCAGCAGCTGATTGGCAGCAGGTTTCCCGTAGCTTCGTCGAGCACCTGGGCCTGACCTGGAACCCACTGACCACCCAGATCGAATCCCACGACTGGCAGGCAGAGGTCTACGCAGACATCGCCCGCTTCAACCGCATTCTGCACAACCTGTGCACCGACGTGTGGAGCTACATCTCCATCGGCTACTTCGCACAGATCCCAGTGGCAGGCGCCACCGGTTCTTCGACCATGCCACACAAGGTCAACCCAATCCGCTTCGAAAATGCAGAAGCCAACTTGGAGATCTCCAACGGCCTGCTCGACACCCTCGGCGCCACTCTGGTCACCAGCCGCTGGCAGCGCGACCTGACCGACTCTTCCTCGCAGCGCAACATCGGCACCGCCATCGGCCACTCGGTTCTGGCGATCTCGAACGTTGCCAAGGGCCTGGATCGTCTGGACGTTGCCGAAGCCGTACTGGCTGACGACTTGGACCACAACTGGGAAGTTCTCGCCGAAGCCATCCAGATGGTCATGCGCGCCGAGGCTATCGCCGGTGTTGAAGGCATGGACAACCCTTACGAGCGTCTGAAGGACCTGACCCGCGGTCACCGCGTGGATGCAGCCCGCCTGAAGGAATTTGTTGGCGAGCTGGGCTTGTCGGCAGAGGCCGAGCAGCGCCTGCAGTCGTTGACTCCGGGCACTTACAACGGCATTGCTTCGCAGTTGGTTGACCACCTGAAGAAGTAA
- a CDS encoding MFS transporter, whose protein sequence is MSSQVDPGTPTRTDTAPALDISPGRWINNWAPEDPHFWHTVGQGTAGRNLKWSIFAEFLGFSIWQLFAIVVIYLPAAGFSYSTSQLFWLISMPSLVGATLRIPYTFMVARFGGRNWTIVSTLLLLIPAVGLSFALANTNTPFAVMLLLAALTGFGGGNFASSMANITHFYPAAQKGWALGLNAAGGNLGAAVAQLLVPIAITIFAAGSLQLPLAGIIWIPLILISAVGAWRCMHNLTSAKSDVRGAIACLKEKHLWIIACLYVGTFGSFIGFAAVFPKLIVDTFPAYSHLPLGTATITLAFLGPLVGSLARPYGGKLADRMGGARITVIALAAMALITALVVLTLPLANFWLFLLLFLLLFATTGIGNGSTYRMIPAVFALGVGSEGAQASRKAAAALGLISAIGAYGGFLIPQALGLSMSGAGSYTPAFIVFIGAYLGLMLLTWYNYARRGTLFAQQGV, encoded by the coding sequence GTGAGCTCACAAGTAGACCCCGGAACGCCAACACGCACCGACACCGCACCCGCCCTCGATATCAGCCCAGGACGCTGGATCAACAACTGGGCTCCGGAAGACCCACACTTCTGGCACACCGTAGGACAGGGCACCGCCGGAAGAAACCTCAAATGGTCGATCTTCGCCGAGTTCCTTGGCTTTAGCATTTGGCAACTCTTTGCCATCGTGGTCATCTACTTACCAGCAGCCGGATTCAGCTACAGCACCTCACAGCTTTTCTGGCTGATCTCCATGCCCAGCCTCGTCGGCGCCACCTTGCGCATTCCCTACACCTTTATGGTGGCCCGCTTCGGCGGACGTAACTGGACCATCGTCTCGACCTTACTGCTGTTGATCCCGGCGGTCGGTCTGTCTTTCGCATTAGCTAACACGAACACCCCCTTCGCTGTGATGCTCCTGCTCGCTGCACTGACCGGTTTTGGCGGAGGCAACTTCGCCTCCTCGATGGCTAACATCACCCACTTTTACCCGGCAGCCCAGAAAGGTTGGGCCCTAGGTTTGAACGCGGCCGGTGGAAACCTCGGCGCAGCCGTCGCCCAGTTACTGGTCCCGATCGCCATCACCATCTTTGCCGCCGGATCCTTGCAACTGCCACTGGCGGGAATCATCTGGATTCCGTTAATCCTCATCTCCGCGGTGGGTGCCTGGCGTTGCATGCACAATCTGACCTCCGCCAAGTCAGATGTGCGCGGGGCGATCGCCTGCCTGAAAGAAAAGCACCTGTGGATCATCGCCTGCCTGTACGTGGGGACCTTCGGCTCATTCATCGGCTTCGCCGCGGTCTTCCCGAAACTGATCGTTGATACCTTCCCGGCCTACTCACACCTGCCTTTGGGTACCGCCACCATCACCTTGGCCTTCCTCGGACCATTGGTTGGCTCTCTGGCCCGCCCCTACGGTGGCAAACTCGCCGACCGCATGGGTGGAGCCCGCATCACCGTCATCGCCCTAGCCGCCATGGCGCTGATTACCGCACTGGTGGTTTTGACCTTGCCGCTGGCTAACTTCTGGTTGTTCCTCTTGCTCTTCTTGTTGCTCTTCGCCACCACCGGCATCGGCAATGGTTCTACCTACCGCATGATCCCAGCGGTCTTCGCCCTGGGTGTGGGTTCCGAGGGCGCGCAGGCTTCCCGCAAGGCTGCCGCGGCTTTGGGACTGATCTCCGCGATCGGCGCCTACGGTGGTTTCCTCATTCCGCAGGCACTGGGATTGTCCATGTCGGGCGCGGGTTCCTACACCCCAGCCTTTATCGTCTTCATCGGCGCCTACCTCGGCCTGATGCTGCTGACCTGGTACAACTACGCACGTCGCGGGACCCTCTTCGCCCAACAGGGAGTCTAA
- the xdhC gene encoding xanthine dehydrogenase accessory protein XdhC: MESWIDTVASLRRKRRAGVLLTITAVRGHAPREAGAKMVITEDDTFGTVGGGNLEMVAINRAREMISQRATGPQVMEQRLNDKVSATYGRQCCGGEVKLLFEPLPVPETVAIFGLGHVGMELARILARHPIDLYLTDSRPEAVAAAASLQPSVATVKAQVAVMGEQVLDILPEGSHVLIMTHDHAEDFHLCDAALRHASLGSIGLIGSKAKWVRFRKNLGASGHDERQISRIQCPIGIPEVTGKQPAVIAVSAAAQLMQLLADPIPLKTHSNEIQLHA; this comes from the coding sequence ATGGAATCGTGGATTGATACGGTTGCCAGCCTGCGCCGGAAGCGTCGCGCCGGGGTGCTGCTGACGATCACCGCGGTGCGAGGTCATGCTCCACGTGAAGCTGGGGCCAAAATGGTGATCACCGAGGACGATACCTTTGGCACGGTAGGTGGCGGCAACCTAGAAATGGTGGCTATCAACCGTGCCCGAGAAATGATTAGCCAGCGGGCCACCGGACCACAAGTGATGGAACAACGGCTGAATGACAAGGTGTCGGCCACCTATGGCCGGCAGTGCTGTGGTGGGGAAGTGAAGCTCTTGTTTGAACCCTTGCCCGTGCCAGAAACGGTGGCCATTTTTGGGCTGGGCCATGTAGGCATGGAATTGGCCCGCATTCTCGCCCGCCACCCCATTGACCTGTATCTCACGGACTCGCGCCCGGAAGCCGTCGCGGCGGCGGCATCGCTGCAGCCCAGTGTTGCTACGGTGAAGGCTCAGGTAGCGGTGATGGGTGAGCAGGTGCTGGATATCTTGCCAGAAGGTAGTCACGTGTTGATCATGACCCATGATCATGCCGAGGATTTTCACCTGTGCGATGCGGCGCTACGCCATGCTTCGCTCGGTTCCATTGGACTGATTGGATCCAAAGCTAAGTGGGTTCGTTTTCGCAAGAATTTGGGTGCTAGTGGACATGACGAGCGGCAGATTTCTCGGATTCAGTGTCCCATTGGGATCCCGGAGGTGACCGGCAAACAGCCCGCTGTGATCGCGGTGAGCGCCGCCGCGCAGTTGATGCAGTTGCTCGCGGATCCTATACCGCTCAAAACACACAGTAACGAGATACAGTTGCACGCCTAA
- a CDS encoding nucleoside deaminase codes for MSVHTTGQDYLSMAINLATENVHNAGGPFGAVVVTPDGQVFEGVNRVTASNDPSAHAEVVAIRTAAAALENFDLSGCVLYTSCEPCPMCLATSLWARISKVYYAADRHDAAKAGFDDAVFYEYFEENSNRALMPVQHFRDEAVEHLKPFEAWDHMDTRIDY; via the coding sequence ATGAGCGTTCATACCACTGGCCAAGATTATCTTTCCATGGCCATTAATCTTGCCACCGAAAACGTCCACAATGCCGGAGGCCCTTTTGGCGCCGTGGTCGTGACCCCCGATGGGCAGGTTTTTGAAGGAGTCAACCGGGTCACCGCGAGCAATGATCCCTCGGCTCACGCTGAAGTGGTGGCCATCCGCACCGCGGCCGCAGCACTGGAGAACTTCGATCTGAGCGGTTGCGTGCTCTACACCAGTTGCGAACCATGCCCGATGTGTCTGGCCACCTCCCTGTGGGCCCGTATCTCCAAGGTCTACTACGCCGCCGACCGTCACGATGCCGCCAAGGCCGGCTTTGACGACGCGGTGTTCTACGAATATTTTGAAGAAAACTCCAACCGCGCCCTGATGCCCGTGCAACACTTTCGCGACGAAGCAGTTGAACACCTCAAGCCCTTTGAGGCTTGGGACCACATGGATACCCGCATCGATTACTAG
- the xdhB gene encoding xanthine dehydrogenase molybdopterin binding subunit codes for MSQLSQRPAQAIVGQRHRHESAAAHVTGTALYTDDLAQRLSGVLHAYPVQSTHAHAKILNLEVAGAMNVPGVVQVITAADIPGVNDQGAKHDEPLLPVDEVMFYGQPVAWVIGENLEAAKAGAKAVSVDYEPLESLITIHDAIDADSFHGIQPVIQKGDWDAGFEQATHVFEGDFEFAGQEHFYLETQNSLALIDESGQVLIHCSTQHPTETQDIVSHVLGVPAHEVSVQVIRMGGGFGGKEMQPHGYAAVAALAAKLTGRPVRVRLDRTLDMTMTGKRHGFYATWKIGFDDQGRILALDASLTADGGWSLDLSEPVLTRAMCHIDNAYWIPNIRVSGRVAKCHKTSQTAFRGFGGPQGMLVMEDILGRVAPQLGIEARELRRRNFYIEGQDTPYFQPVRHPDRLEAAWQQVLDSAEVADREAEIAKFNAANEYSKRALALTPVKFGISFNLTAFNQGGALVLVYKDGSVLVNHGGTEMGQGLHTKMLQVAATSLGVPLSRVRLAPTRTDKVPNTSATAASSGSDLNGGAVKDACEQIQARLAQVAAGKFGVPAADIRFAHGKVSALGKSEELEFDDVVREAYMQRIQLSAAGYYRTEGLHWDLARMTGSPFKYFAYGVAASEVEVSSFDGSYVVRRVDIVHDVGDSLSPMIDLGQIEGGFVQGTGWLTLEDLRWDTSNGPGRGRVATQAASTYKIPSFSEMPEVFNVALLDKAHEEGAVYGSKAVGEPPLMLAFSVREALRQAIAAFGAQGRSVTLASPATPEAVFWAIDAVRE; via the coding sequence ATGAGTCAGCTCTCCCAACGACCAGCACAAGCCATTGTTGGCCAGCGTCACCGCCACGAATCGGCGGCCGCTCATGTCACCGGAACCGCCCTGTATACCGATGATTTGGCCCAACGACTCTCCGGGGTCCTGCACGCCTATCCGGTGCAATCCACCCACGCCCACGCAAAAATCCTGAACCTTGAGGTGGCCGGGGCCATGAATGTTCCCGGCGTCGTACAGGTGATCACCGCGGCCGATATTCCCGGGGTGAATGATCAGGGTGCCAAACATGATGAACCACTGTTGCCGGTCGATGAAGTGATGTTTTATGGTCAGCCGGTGGCCTGGGTGATTGGTGAAAACCTAGAAGCTGCCAAGGCCGGAGCCAAAGCAGTTTCGGTGGATTATGAACCATTGGAATCCTTGATCACGATTCACGATGCCATTGATGCCGACAGCTTTCATGGCATCCAACCGGTCATCCAAAAAGGCGACTGGGACGCCGGGTTTGAGCAGGCCACTCACGTATTTGAAGGGGACTTCGAGTTTGCCGGGCAAGAGCACTTTTATCTAGAAACACAGAATTCACTGGCGCTGATCGACGAAAGTGGGCAGGTGCTGATTCATTGTTCAACCCAGCACCCCACCGAAACACAAGACATCGTCTCGCACGTGCTCGGGGTGCCAGCTCACGAGGTCAGCGTGCAGGTCATCCGCATGGGTGGCGGGTTTGGCGGTAAAGAAATGCAACCGCATGGTTATGCCGCCGTGGCTGCTCTGGCCGCCAAATTGACCGGACGCCCGGTGAGGGTTCGACTTGACCGCACCTTGGATATGACCATGACCGGTAAGCGTCATGGCTTTTATGCCACCTGGAAGATCGGTTTTGATGATCAGGGCCGGATTCTGGCCCTGGATGCGTCACTGACCGCGGATGGCGGCTGGAGCCTAGACCTTTCTGAACCGGTACTCACCCGAGCCATGTGCCATATTGATAACGCCTACTGGATCCCCAATATTCGGGTTTCGGGTCGGGTGGCCAAATGCCATAAGACTTCGCAGACCGCGTTCCGTGGATTTGGTGGGCCACAGGGCATGTTAGTGATGGAGGATATTCTTGGTCGCGTCGCACCACAATTGGGAATTGAGGCCAGGGAACTGCGCCGACGCAACTTCTATATCGAAGGCCAAGACACCCCGTATTTCCAGCCGGTGCGTCACCCCGACCGGCTCGAAGCGGCCTGGCAGCAGGTCCTAGATTCTGCCGAGGTGGCTGACCGGGAAGCCGAGATTGCCAAGTTTAACGCGGCTAATGAATACAGCAAGCGAGCCTTGGCACTGACTCCGGTGAAGTTCGGGATCTCCTTTAACCTCACCGCGTTCAACCAAGGCGGAGCCTTGGTGCTGGTGTACAAGGATGGGTCGGTGCTGGTTAACCACGGTGGCACCGAAATGGGACAGGGACTGCACACCAAAATGTTGCAGGTAGCCGCCACTAGCCTCGGGGTTCCACTATCTCGTGTGCGTCTGGCCCCAACCCGGACCGATAAGGTACCCAATACTTCGGCGACCGCCGCAAGTTCGGGCAGCGATCTCAACGGTGGCGCCGTGAAAGATGCATGTGAGCAGATTCAGGCGCGACTGGCCCAGGTCGCTGCCGGAAAGTTCGGGGTGCCCGCCGCGGATATTCGTTTTGCTCACGGAAAAGTCAGTGCGCTGGGCAAGAGCGAAGAGCTTGAGTTCGATGATGTGGTGCGCGAAGCGTATATGCAGCGCATTCAACTTTCGGCTGCCGGATACTACCGAACCGAGGGGCTGCATTGGGATTTGGCACGCATGACCGGAAGCCCGTTTAAGTACTTTGCCTACGGTGTCGCCGCGAGCGAAGTGGAAGTGAGCAGTTTTGATGGCTCCTATGTTGTGCGCCGGGTCGACATCGTGCACGACGTGGGCGATTCCCTCTCGCCGATGATTGACCTGGGGCAGATCGAAGGTGGTTTTGTGCAGGGGACCGGCTGGCTGACCTTGGAAGACCTACGATGGGATACTTCCAACGGGCCGGGGCGCGGACGGGTCGCCACCCAAGCGGCCAGCACCTATAAGATCCCCAGCTTCTCCGAGATGCCTGAAGTCTTTAATGTTGCTCTGTTGGACAAGGCCCATGAAGAGGGAGCGGTCTACGGATCCAAGGCCGTGGGAGAGCCACCATTGATGTTGGCCTTCTCGGTCCGTGAAGCCTTGCGCCAAGCCATCGCAGCTTTTGGTGCTCAGGGGCGCTCGGTAACCTTGGCTTCGCCGGCCACTCCGGAAGCGGTGTTTTGGGCTATCGACGCGGTGCGTGAGTAA
- a CDS encoding phage holin family protein, producing MSFLIRVIINALALAAAVWIVPGLQIHAVGDGAASTAVAYIVVAVIFGLVNALVRPIVKFFSLPITCLTLGLFTIVINALMLLLTSWLTSFTPIELSIQSFWWDAIAGTIIISIVSAVLGLFVKSDRD from the coding sequence ATGAGCTTCCTCATTAGAGTCATCATTAATGCATTGGCCCTCGCAGCGGCTGTTTGGATCGTTCCCGGTCTACAGATTCATGCTGTCGGCGACGGCGCAGCAAGTACGGCTGTTGCGTACATCGTTGTGGCAGTCATCTTCGGTTTGGTCAACGCCTTGGTACGTCCTATCGTCAAGTTCTTTTCTTTGCCAATCACCTGTCTGACTCTGGGATTGTTCACAATCGTGATCAACGCCCTGATGCTCCTACTCACTTCATGGCTGACCAGCTTCACCCCGATTGAGCTTTCTATTCAGAGCTTCTGGTGGGACGCCATTGCCGGCACCATCATCATCTCGATTGTCTCGGCCGTTTTGGGCCTGTTCGTCAAGAGCGACAGGGACTAA